In Mytilus edulis chromosome 7, xbMytEdul2.2, whole genome shotgun sequence, a single genomic region encodes these proteins:
- the LOC139481775 gene encoding short-chain collagen C4-like — protein sequence MLISSTTPYTDFTVTFCCDNKRIKEVANMFLPCIVVGIATSFVLVQCHDCKDYDLSASDQSFLMKHYLITTRKDGGLSTGKPIASGVTYIRWGKKGCPKGVDMVYTGQVGGNDRGNKAGGVNYLCLPNDPENGESQKDDNAQLFGTEYEIGSSYKPSGMKGDMYNKEVPCAMCFQKRKSVHMMIPGRNTCYKGWTFEYSGFLMTAYKTHSSKDYLCVDKDAEPYDNKGSNEDGALLYGIRTKCGSLRCPPYKDATDVRCVVCAK from the exons ATGCTAATTTCAAGCACAACTCCATATACAGACTTTACAGTGACTTTTTGTTGTGACAACAAAAGAATAAAAGAAG TAGCAAACATGTTTTTGCCATGTATAGTAGTTGGTATAGCAACAAGCTTCGTGCTTGTCCAGTGTCATGATTGTAAAGATTATGACTTATCTGCATCTGACCAGTCTTTTCTGATGAAGCATTATCTCATTACCACTAGAAAAGATGGAGGCCTTTCAACCGGAAAGCCGATCGCCTCAG GTGTGACATATATACGTTGGGGAAAGAAAGGATGTCCGAAAGGAGTAGATATGGTCTATACAG GACAAGTTGGAGGAAATGACCGTGGAAACAAAGCTGGAGGTGTCAACTATCTATGTCTACCAAATGATCCGGAAAATGGAGAGTCGCAAAAAGACGACAATGCCCAATTATTTGGTACAGAATATGAGATTGGTTCATCATACAAACCATCAGGAATGAAAGGGGATATGTATAATAAAGAAGTGCCATGTGCTATGTGTTTCCAAAAAAGAAAATCTGTTCATATGATGATTCCAG GCAGAAACACATGCTACAAGGGCTGGACATTCGAGTACAGTGGTTTTCTAATGACAGCTTATAAGACTCACAGCAGTAAGGATTATTTGTGTGTTGATAAAGATGCCGAACCGTACGATAATAAAGGAAGCAATGAAGATGGGGCTTTATTGTATGGAATCAGAACTAAATGTGGGAGTTTGAGGTGTCCTCCATACAAAGATGCTACAGATGTGCGATGCGTTGTTTGTGCAAAATAG